Genomic DNA from Parambassis ranga chromosome 10, fParRan2.1, whole genome shotgun sequence:
ATCTTCCTGACAAGAAACACCTGAGAGAACAAGACAGCAAATTCAGACAAATGCCCACACAGAAGGAAGGTGTTATCGGTCTGCTTAGTGTCCTCACCTTGCCAAAAGAGCCCTGGCCGAGGACTTTGAGCAGTTCAAACTGAGATGGATCAGCTTTCTCACAGCCCTCTTTCACATGGTGGGTGATAGGAATTTCCTTATATGTCTCATCATCCTACACATACAGGGTCAGCATGAGACAGACACACGAGGCAGCTGGTATGTCATCCTACatgtgtactcacacacacacacacgcacaaagacCTAAGTATTACTTACACAGTGTGAGAAagactccccctcctccatgGGCTCATCCATGATCTGATGTCCATTGACCTGcagccaaacaaacaaatttTGATCAGAGGATTCATCAACAGTAAACACTTTCGCAAAGCTTGTTCATCCTCGTTTTCAGCTGAGCAGGACCATGACTGCAACTGCTGCACGCCCACATGTATGATGGAAGAATCAACAGATGAAGTCGATGAGTCACATGCAATAACACTGCGCTGTCACTTTTCCAAGTGAAGCTTTTATTTGTTGTCAAACAGTATGGAGTACATACTTTAAGCCTGTCCAGCTGTCCGGCTCTCATCCTGTCATTATAAAGCCCCTCATTATTAGTATTCTAGCTTAATCCCCAGCCAGAGCAAAAACAACATGTCTGACTAGCTCTGAGTCTGATGTTTGCTACAGCTATAGTCAGCATTCAGCCTCTTGAGGACAAAACATAGCCCGGTGGTgatgagggttttttttaaagactgcAGATAGACATGCCTCTTTATTTATTCAAGCAACCACAGACAATCATAATGCTGCAGAAAAGTAAAATTAGATATGTCAGCATCTGCAAGCAAATCATACAATAAACTGACCGCTGTATTATCCAGGTCTGAATATTTCAGTTCTGTGCTGAAGCTGAGCCTGCATTATGTATTCAGTccagtgtgtttgtctgtgttgaatTCCATCAAGCCTCTGAAGAGGGGGGATGAGTCATAGCGCTACGCATGCCCACTCAGTGGGTGGAGCCACCAACATACACTCACGGACATCCACAGAACAGAGGCCAGCAAACCACTTTCCAATGTCTTAGTGATACTGAATCACACTAGCggcattaaacattaaaaatcagTCAAGATACACACTTCAAAGTGTCTGATTTAACACAGAATAAAGTCCAAAATGAAAGCCTGTATCTGTGAGCCAAGCCAGGGCAGTGCTTGTGTCATAATTCACACATACATTTTCACTCCCACCTTTGCTGTGGCTCATCATGGCTTGTAACAGCCTACACTTGCAGGACAACGAGGCAAGCCTTTTTCAGCCGTTTGAAAATATGTCTGACAGTCATACAGAGACATAAAGGGTTTGATCTTTAAACATCACcttcaaaaaaaacaacaacaacaaaacagataCAATGTGGATTAGACAGCCAGCATCCACACAAACCCAGTTTAGGAGGCTAAGCTGATGTTTACTTCTGTGCTCTCTGTAATCTTGGCAGCCTTCAACGGTGCAGTATTAGGTAAAACAGCAGATTAAAGTGTTTATTTGTAGCAACAGATGAAACAATTTTTGAAACTTAGTAATATTTCAATGCAGGACAGTTTAAAAGTGACTTTTCATTCTTTCTGTCTCAGCCAAATCAACTTCCAGATTCTTCAACAGACTAGTAGACAATTAAACAAACAATTTAATGGCAGAAATATCCTGGAAGAAGGTTTAGTTCATACAAAGGATGGACAAGTGGAAGTGGCAGTAACTTTTTGCTGCTcttaaaacagtcagacagacagtttgGACTGTAGGTGTGAAATACTGCAAAGAATCCCAGGGAAGGATCAGATCAGGATGTCAGGTCAACTTTAGCTGCACATGGAAAAAACCTCTGGCTGGTGTAAAAGTAAACGGGGCATTTTCACAGTTGTCACAAGACAGCATTTCAGGAGGTTGTCATTGGATTCACTTAAGGTCTGAGGATCACAGCTCAAGTAACTAATACCAGCTCATCCTGGTCAAATAACTTCGCAATCAATCTACAGACCTACGTGTAGCTTCAAACCATAATTTATACCGTAGGTTACTAATATAAGTTACGGCTATTGGCAGCATCACTGATTTACATTTAAGCTGACAAACCAGAACACAATTGTGTAGACATCTGACCCAAATTATCCCAGTTAGCTATAGTTTGAACAATTTTTAAACGTTACCGAAATGTGTCATTATCGTACTGTAGCCTAGTACAAACACTTTCACAGCTATTTATTACAAAGACGTTTAGGGTTGGATACAAACTTGTCTCTAACTTGTAATCCTGAAAGCTGTCAGTTTGCGAGGGCTAACTACATGCTAACGCTACATGTGCTAAGCTAGCTACGAGGTAAACTCCTCTTGAGAAgtgtaaataacaacaaaagctAAGAGCAGGTCGTGTGTCAGTGGACAGAAAGTCTGACATCTCTGCCGGTTAATGGGTAGTGGCGAAAGCCCAAACATGCAGCTATTAAACTAATAAACTTGGGCAgtgcaacaaaaataaacatcttaaccagctgttagcattagctagcatgttagcatgcatcACGGTGCTCTGCAGGGTCGTGACGCGAATTTAAGCTGAACCCAGCCTCACAGATAAAGCTAACCTAACGGAACAGCTCACAGCAAAACAATGAAAGGCCGATTAATATGCACAACACGCATTTATCAACTCACCTCACTACTAACGCTGTTTACCTCCATCTTGTGCCAGGATTTCTCTCCAAGTCTAAGGCATCATAGTCCACCTAGACCCCCGCTCCACGTTGCATGCCTTCCCCTCTGTGGAAGTCCGGCTGTTCCGCTTTGATGTTCAGATGCAAGCTGTGTGGCTGCGGACCGCTATCGGGATGGGATCGGGGGGTCGGTGCGGGGAATACTTGATGTTGATGACTGGATCATACGCTCGCCGAGAGCACCGCTACCCTGCCATAGATGCGAATATGGCGGCTACCGTGGTACCTGACCGTCAGTGAATGAGTTTATTGACGTATTTATGACGCAATTCAGTTAAGGATTTCCCCCGTCCAAACCAAAGCAGCCGATCTAGAtagagaggagggagagtggTCGTGGTGGCGTGGGGACTTTAATGTTGtgtgacacacagtgtgtgacacacacgCATCCGGTTGAGGGGCCGTTTGCTTGAAATAGTCATTGTCACTGTGACAGCCGGGCAGTTTAACTTATTGTTGACGCAGGGTGGAATTAAAGAGTCAAACagactttttttctgtggagAACCACTGATCTGAGTCTCTGATGTTCAGGGTGTAAGTTGAATGTTTTTAAAGCCACTGTTTCATAAGCCTGTCCATCCACAGTTCAAGTGGAAATAAGAGGCTTAAAGCTCATCCACTTTCTCtcccacacaaacatacagtctTTGTGTGGTGAGCCACTGTATGTGTACACTACATTTTTATTTAGGCATGCACATTTCTTACCTGCAATTTAATCAATTTTCTAGTGACATAACAAATACTGATTAATGCAAACTAGACTCTTATTGCATCTAACTAATCTAATGGTGCCAAAGTAGTATGCAAACTACAATAATCTCTTCACGTTTGGTGCTGTGATTATATGAAACCTTAGAAGTTCAGTAAAacatgagaaaaacacacagacagataagtTAGAGGTCATTTATTGTTCTCTCTGGAATGGACCAGAGCAAGGCGAATGATATGCACTAAAAAGGCATCTGACAGCCCAACAGTCATAGTGAAGCATCAATCCACAGGCACTGGGCGTGGAGTACGAGTGTGTGCGTGTAAATGTCAGACCGAACAGTCTGTTGTGTGGAAACATCTTTATTATGAGAGTGTAAGTGTATCTGAGGTGATGTAAATGAGACAGTCACTCTCGTTCTGTTACTGCTTCCTGCAGTAGCTCCTCTGATGCAGAGGGCTCAATAACTTCGCTTGTTGTGTCGTCTTCGTTTATAGTAACCAGTGGGACTTCTTCGATTGCTTGGCCCAGTAGCGGTTGTATGCTGCTTTCGGGGTAGTCGTGGTTAGAGGATGCGTCTGCCTGGTCTCCTCTTTCCACAGTCATGTCCCAGTCCTGGTCTGAAGGCTGAGGTAGACGGGCCATGAGTTCCTGAACACAATTAGCACACTTCAGGTTAGACATCTACAAATGAACTCTTCCTACTTCAGGATGGCACTCAAACAGACCTTTGTTGTGGTATAAACGTGACTTTGAATATACCTGCTGTGTTTCCAGATCATTATTCCTCACAGCGATGAGCAGGCTCCTTGTAAAGTTTGCAAGCTCCtggtatttttgtttttggttctCTAGCTCATTCTCTAAGAACTGCACTTCTTCATGCtgcaacacaaaaatacaaaaagttaGTGGTTTTCATCATCGGCACCTCTGGCCAGCGTGGGTTTGGGTAAtctgtgtgtcatgtctgaCTGCCTTTACCTTGAATTCCAGCAGGTTCTGCATCTGTTCCAGGTCTGATGCCATTAattcaccatcatcatcatcatcgtcatcatcaacacattcttcatcctcatcaaTTACTTCGATCTTCTGTTATAAACACATAGAATTTGTATGTGTAAGAATGTTCCTGTTTTGTGATTACACTTATTTACCATGTACATTTAATGAGCGACTGTTAATCAGAACAGGCTTGGAATAAATGACTAAAAGTGACTGGTTATAAATTTGGGAAGATTTTCAGTCATTCAGCTCAAGGTACGTCTGAAATGAAGGCCACTGTGTCCTAAGCCTGTTTCACTTGTCATCTGACAGGCATATTCAGTTCTAAGTGACTGACAGGTTGTTTAAGGTTTTATTTACAGCTGGGAATATAACCCACCTAACATTCACACAGGGTGTCTTCCATCCATCCGTCATCTATTAACCTgccttgtcctgcagtgcagggtcacagggggctggagcctatcccagctaactttgggtgagaggcggggtacaccctggacaggtcacacAGGCCGTCTTTAATGGCGCAAATGATTCCCAAGAATCAAGGTGTGCGTGGATGTGAGGCTTCAAGGTTTTTTCTTGTAAGGAAGAGGACCAAGGGCGGGTTTGCGCTGTACCGTACTGTCTAGTCCAGCTGTGAGGTACGACCCCTGCTCCTGCACTAATCCCACCTTCCCCTAGGGATAAAGTGCCCTTTTTTACTGCAGTGTAGACTAAAGGCCCTGAGGCAGATGTGAGAGACGGGAGATTCTGAGAGAGTGATACTAGCTTGGAGTGGACGGGTGTAGAGGTGGAGTTGTTTCTGCTCTGCAACACCTGGCTGATCACAGACAAGGATGTGTGTGCAGAGACCTCAGAGTCTGACTGAGATGAGGGGGCAGTAGGTCTTGGTCGGGAGCGAGGGACGGAGTTTAAAGAGTAGATGCCAGTCAGTATTACatcattattgttgttgttgttgttgctaccgctgctgagaggagaggaagatgagggggaggaggaggtcgaTGAGAAAGAAGGGAACGAGAATCAAGGTGTGCGTGGATGTGAGGCTTCAAGGTTTTAGTTTGTAGAGGTTTGAACAGTGCCACGTACTTAACTTTTTGACACCCCATTTCTGCTGTGGACAAAATGTCCCCAAATGTCTTTCATAATGTAGATGGACTGTAATACTTTGAACCTGAAGAGCTGGCTCTCCTGTGTTGTGCACTGTGTTTCTGAGGCAGCAGTTGTGGTTAAACAACTGGGgacaaacagcaaaacaaagcagGGCTTTTGAATTTGATTCACCCCAGCTATAAATTTAACTATAGAATTTTATTATATTAGTCCGATgatgtgttaaaatgtcaatgCTCATATTACATTTAAGTGCACTAGAATGCAGAAGAATGTTGAATGGGATTTTATACATTTCATTACATCTGAAAATGAACACTCACTAGTGTCCACTCCTAAGTGATTGAATTTAATAAGCTTTACTGTGATATTGGAGAAATAGGCAGTACCACATTGTTGGCCAGTGGAGCAGCAGTAGACACATCTGTTCCATCATCTCCATCTCTGTGTTGCGAATCAATGGTGCCATCTAGATTACAGAAGAGCGTTGTGAATGCTGACAGTTTGCACAGAGGGATGTGCTCATCCATTTACACAGTATCAACAGACTCACCCTCAGAGAGGCACACAGATCCCTCGTCATTTAAGTCATCTCCGAGGTCAGGGGTCCTGAGCCGCTGCTCGTCGGGACTGAGAGCCCCTGGAGATTCGTTTCCTGGGGATGAGGATGAGAATACAGCAGGCCCACCTTTAGGAGGTGGGATTTCAATACCCATCAGACGGTACTTCCTCCGTCTGTTACTGATCCACGTCTGCAAatcaaaaaacacaagaaatatTGTTGGTAAAGTTTAAAATGCCAATTTTGTTGACTGTCAAACATGTATGCTTAAAACATGTATATGCAAACCTGCTGGTAGTAAATAATGCGGTGCTCCATCTTTTACCATCTTTATCCACTTAAACCCTCacaccacaccagtgagtgtgtAGGCAAAGACATTTTCTTCCTTGCAATAAATATCCTTGTAAGTGAGATGGCAGAGGGtcatatgtgtgtgcgtgtgtgcgtgtgtgtgtgtgtgtgtcaggactgGGCTACTATATTTAGTCCATCAACATTCCTACCCTGGCCCTGATATATAACTGCATGACTTTTACACAACTTTGTGTAAGATAGTTAGAAAACTTCTGTGACCTAGAAAAGTTCTTTCTCTGGTTTCTCACCACTCTCAAGAGTCCACACAAGTCAAACAGTTGTGCTTACAGTCAAATGCCATAAACAAGTAGCCTGACATAACGAGGCTCAAAGCTTTCTCAAGACATTTCTCTAGTTTGACTTGTTTCTCTAGTCAAATGCCAGGATGGACACCTGATTTAGACTAAACATATCCCCTATCCCTGTGGAGTAAGTTACCTTGACTATTTCAGTGTCTACATTGAGTTGGTTTGCCGCAGCAGTGATCTTCTCCCTGCACACTGAGCCCAGGCTGGTCATGCCTCGGTCCCAGTAGCGCTTCAGTTGGATGAGATCCCCATCACTGAACTGGGTCCGATCTTGAAGCTGTAAAGATAAACCTGTCTGAGTACACAGATAGAGTTCACCACATATCTAGCGTATACATGTTTATGTATACTGTGCTTCTGGATGTTTGTTCTTTCATTAAGTTGATAAAAAAGTACTTACTGTTCTCTTTCTGGAATTGCTGATAACCCAGGGGGCAGCTGATACGCCAACTGAAGTCTGCACACAAAGTATTTGAGTTACTTCTTTAAAATGACACTGAGAGACAATGTTACACACACTCAAACCTCCCCTACCTGTGGGCTGGATTCCCCTGTAAGTGAGGTCTGTGCTGTGAGGGAGTAGCTGCCCTGAAGTGTTTCGGTGTTGTGAAGCAATGTAGGTCTGGAGCTAGTCATTGGAGGTGTGTGGGTTCCTCTAACAACAGAAACTTCAGTCCCAGTTGGGCTGGTTAGCATCTGCtctctgtggatgtgtgtttgaGCCGCCATATTTGCCATTTCCTCCTCCCTTTGCCACTCGTTTTCTTCATCACCAGTTTCCATGGCAATTGAAAAGTTGTGACTGGTGTCCAGAGGGTGGGGCACTGGCCTTTGGGTCTCCTGGCTTTTCCGAAAAGATGCTGGACCAGGTCTAAGTCGGTCCTTATCACCCCTTTCTGACAGGGTGAAGACCTGCTGAATGCGAGGTGTTTGTTCAGAAGAGGGGCTGGAGTTATGGACTGGGAGGGAGGTCCGAGTTTTCTGTGGAGCAGGGGGTTGAGGTTCAGGATTGGAGTGAGGTCTGGGTTGAAGCTGAGTCTGGGATTGTAAGGAAGAGGACCAAGGGCGGGTTTGCGCTGTACCGTACTGTCTAGTCCAGCTGTGAGGTACGACCCCTGCTCCTGCACTAATCCCACCTTCCCCTAGGGATAAAGTGCCCTTTTTTACTGCAGTGTAGACTAAAGGCCCTGAGGCAGATGTGAGAGACGGGAGATTCTGAGAGAGTGATAGTAGCTTGGAGTGGACGGGTGTAGAGGTGGAGTTGTTTCTGCTCTGCAACACCTGGCTGATCACAGACAAGGATGTGTGTGCAGAGACCTCAGAGTCTGACTGAGATGAGGGGGCAGTAGGTCTTGGTTGGGAGCGAGGGACGGAGTTTAAAGAGTAGATGCCAGTCAGTATTACatcattattgttgttgttgttgttgctaccgctgctgagaggagaggaagatgagggggaggaggaggtcgaTGAGAAAGAAGGGAACGATGAGGATGGAGGAAGCAGGTGAACGCGATTCTGAATGTTTCGTGCTGCAGCCATATCAGCAGGAAGCAGTGCCCCTGCTGCTAGGCTATGATTGGACAGAGCACCTCCAGCTATTGTGTGATTGGAGAGTAGCCCTCCAGCTATTCCATGACTAGATAAGGAGTGAGACAAGCCTCCATTCTGGTCAACCTTGGAGGCAAGCTTGCGTCTTTTGTTGCCAACCCAAGTCTGTGGAGAGAAAAGCAATCAGCTCAGTAACATTACTTATAAAAACATTATGTGCAGCATTAGAGGAAGTAATTCGGCCAAGTGAGGATAATAATTTATGACTGCACTAGATGAATAACTCACAGGGTACAGACTACACTCGCTGCCTAAATTACATTTCCCAGTACTACATAAGCAGTCCTTATTAAATGGTGCAAAACAAATCATAGCAAACACTTCCGCTTCCTTCTCGCTcattcacactcactcacacacacacacacattttattggcCTACCCGGACAACACTGAAGTCCAGTTTGGCCTCCTGAGCACATTGCAATATTAGCTGGAAGCAAGCCttgctctgattggtcatcCCATTGTCATAGTAACGTTCCAGTATCCTCTGTTGTTCAGCCGTAAAAACAGACCTTAGGTTCATCTGAGAGATAATCATAaagattattattgttattacacAGTAATTCTTTACTAATTAGATTATAAAAGATCACTTTTTGCTGACAAATTTGGTCAAAAAAGTGGcctaattaaataaaaagtcCAGTACACCATTAAACAGTGCAGTGCAACTGTTAAATAATCATACAGATCCTTAGTTTATGGGACTGCCTTAACTTAGCAGCATCCATAGAAAAGCTGCTGAACACATACATCTACAGATATAAAGACTGCAGAAATACAGCCACCAGATAGCTACATGAATTTGTATCTATGATGACCTCTTCTGAGTGTTTCCTACTTTGCGGCCTGTCTCTCCTGTTTGGTTTGTCAGATCAGTGTAAAAGTGTAACAGAAAACAATTATTATCCACCTAATTGACTTCAATCTCAACACCGCACCACCACAAATCCTGCAAAGTGTAAAGATCAGCTGTCAAAAAAAGTGAggaagacacacatacacagatgcCTTATTTTATATAGAGAGATACTCACAGTCTGCGGGCCACGCCTTTGTGGCCACGCATCCATTCTGCTGCTGGAAGGGAACGGGGATGCCATAGATCACAGCAAAAGCTCCATATTTCTAGGTTACAGGTGTTTTGATGGCACTCATCTTATCTCAGTGTACCTGACACATTGCTGGGTAATGTGACTGAGGAGAAAGCATAGGAGACAATACgttttttacaaaataattaaaatctCTCACTCAAAACTACAGATTACAACTGAGATTGAAAAAAAGATTCATCACGGTGTACACAACTAGTGAACATTTAGTCATATAATTTGTATGTATATGCACCAGGCACTGTAGAGCATTGTGGAGTTTAAATGTTATGCTTACCAAAACACTGAAGTGAAACATGTAAGGGCTATTTTATTTACCTAGGTGTAAAACTGACACACAACGCTGCCCTGAGTATTAAACTGACCCCTGGtcaaaaacaaagcaacatAATGTATGCTGTAAAGAATCTCACAGTAAAATAACTCAATTGTTTAAAGACACAATTTAATCATTAACGACAACAAACACTGGCGATCAGGGCTAAAACCACTTGGTGTTTTTTGACATGTATTCTGTAAAACGTGATCTAATTCTTATTAGTTCCAGCATCAGAAACggtaaaaagaggaaaaggcagCGGTGATAATCTGCCCCGGTTAAACACTTACTTACACACTTAGACACGCAGAGAACTGAAAAACAGCAGTGATACACTTTTAAATACAGCTGCTAAAGATTGTGATGAGCCGAAAGTCACAGACGGGAATTTTGTGCGACCAATAAGCAACCAGCAGGTTTATTTTGGCAGGCTGACTGCGCATGGCTACAGTCAATACGGAAACATTACGGGGAGAATTAGCAAACAAATAGTGGGCACGTCGGATTAGCACGCCGCCAAGGCAACGGCCAGCGGATTCAGAAACACAATTACCACACAGGAAGCACATGCCATAACTTTACGACCGACAGTCGTACCGTAAACAAGCCGGGTAAGAGCAGCGTTGCCACAGTGGCCATGCAGACAGCCTGCGTTAGCCTGCAGGCCCAAGCGGCCATATCCAAGCCAGCCAGCgttagctagcattagcatagcTTTCCCAGTGGATAGCTGCAGCTAAACTTTTCCTTCAAATCTGTGATTTCCCGACCCTGCGGGATCCTTCTCACTGACCCTGGCTCCGAGCGGATACGAACAACACACATGATGAGATACCCCTATGCGAAAAGTGAAATCACTTTCCTACGTACCATTTTGATGTCAAAATCAGACGAACGTTCAAATTCAGCAGATTTCTTCACCAGTCCCCTTTGCTAGACAATGAAATCAGAACGTCCGATCATCAATTCTAATCATGATTGTGACGTGTATGGAGACAGGAGCCAATGAGAGCTCGAGATCATCGCTGTGACATTCGGAGAGGGCTGAAAACTGAGCACCGTGGACCCGCCCACCATTGACTTTGTTCAGTGGGTTGCAGGAGGGGGAGGTCACAAACATGGAAGCAGTCGGAACTTTGGGTGGGAAGTGGCTTTCATCCTCATCACCTTAACGTGCATATATTATGTTTAAGTGACATTAATTCAGTTTTCTCCTGAGCTGGATGCGGTTATGTACAAAGACATAGCTGTTGCAGATGTTTAATTAGACTCCACACTGTCTTATGACTTATattcaaaacatgtttttataaacATCCCAGGATCCTGACATTTGGGCCACTGAATAAACTGCAACTTAAGCCATTAAGACTGTTTTTTATATTGTATGGTAatttctgctctgtgttgctATACTATCCCCAAATCATTACTCAAATAGAAGTACCATTAGACAAATCATTAATTAAGGAGTCTTAAGACTTTTCATTGTTGCTGCAATATGATGGCCTTCACCGTTGTTTATATATTGCACTGTGTAAACTTTTTCgaaacaaattaaaacatttttcattacTCAGTCACTTCTTTGTTCctactatctatctatctatctatctatctatctatctatctatctatctatctatctatctatctatctatctatctatctatctatctatctatctatctatctatctcctGTACTTCCCCCCTCTTCCTTCTTTAAAGTGGGCATTATTCAGGTCGTGGTGGTGGTGTGCATGTGGCGGGTGCTTCTTTAATCCATGACGTCACCTGTGTTCCAGGTgcgcagcagggggcgctgt
This window encodes:
- the hdx gene encoding highly divergent homeobox isoform X2 → MASPFPSSSRMDAWPQRRGPQTTWVGNKRRKLASKVDQNGGLSHSLSSHGIAGGLLSNHTIAGGALSNHSLAAGALLPADMAAARNIQNRVHLLPPSSSFPSFSSTSSSPSSSSPLSSGSNNNNNNNDVILTGIYSLNSVPRSQPRPTAPSSQSDSEVSAHTSLSVISQVLQSRNNSTSTPVHSKLLSLSQNLPSLTSASGPLVYTAVKKGTLSLGEGGISAGAGVVPHSWTRQYGTAQTRPWSSSLQSQTQLQPRPHSNPEPQPPAPQKTRTSLPVHNSSPSSEQTPRIQQVFTLSERGDKDRLRPGPASFRKSQETQRPVPHPLDTSHNFSIAMETGDEENEWQREEEMANMAAQTHIHREQMLTSPTGTEVSVVRGTHTPPMTSSRPTLLHNTETLQGSYSLTAQTSLTGESSPQTSVGVSAAPWVISNSRKRTLQDRTQFSDGDLIQLKRYWDRGMTSLGSVCREKITAAANQLNVDTEIVKTWISNRRRKYRLMGIEIPPPKGGPAVFSSSSPGNESPGALSPDEQRLRTPDLGDDLNDEGSVCLSEDGTIDSQHRDGDDGTDVSTAAPLANNVKIEVIDEDEECVDDDDDDDDGELMASDLEQMQNLLEFKHEEVQFLENELENQKQKYQELANFTRSLLIAVRNNDLETQQELMARLPQPSDQDWDMTVERGDQADASSNHDYPESSIQPLLGQAIEEVPLVTINEDDTTSEVIEPSASEELLQEAVTERE
- the hdx gene encoding highly divergent homeobox isoform X1, which gives rise to MASPFPSSSRMDAWPQRRGPQTMNLRSVFTAEQQRILERYYDNGMTNQSKACFQLILQCAQEAKLDFSVVRTWVGNKRRKLASKVDQNGGLSHSLSSHGIAGGLLSNHTIAGGALSNHSLAAGALLPADMAAARNIQNRVHLLPPSSSFPSFSSTSSSPSSSSPLSSGSNNNNNNNDVILTGIYSLNSVPRSQPRPTAPSSQSDSEVSAHTSLSVISQVLQSRNNSTSTPVHSKLLSLSQNLPSLTSASGPLVYTAVKKGTLSLGEGGISAGAGVVPHSWTRQYGTAQTRPWSSSLQSQTQLQPRPHSNPEPQPPAPQKTRTSLPVHNSSPSSEQTPRIQQVFTLSERGDKDRLRPGPASFRKSQETQRPVPHPLDTSHNFSIAMETGDEENEWQREEEMANMAAQTHIHREQMLTSPTGTEVSVVRGTHTPPMTSSRPTLLHNTETLQGSYSLTAQTSLTGESSPQTSVGVSAAPWVISNSRKRTLQDRTQFSDGDLIQLKRYWDRGMTSLGSVCREKITAAANQLNVDTEIVKTWISNRRRKYRLMGIEIPPPKGGPAVFSSSSPGNESPGALSPDEQRLRTPDLGDDLNDEGSVCLSEDGTIDSQHRDGDDGTDVSTAAPLANNVKIEVIDEDEECVDDDDDDDDGELMASDLEQMQNLLEFKHEEVQFLENELENQKQKYQELANFTRSLLIAVRNNDLETQQELMARLPQPSDQDWDMTVERGDQADASSNHDYPESSIQPLLGQAIEEVPLVTINEDDTTSEVIEPSASEELLQEAVTERE